The following proteins are co-located in the Haloplanus sp. HW8-1 genome:
- a CDS encoding cupin domain-containing protein encodes MSEQSPTPAVKRADEIDYEPVDAAAGLSKGVLIGDSDGAPHFAMRRFTLEPGAEVPSHTNAVEHEQYVLSGEYVVGIGDEEHTVSAGDSLLIPAGVPHWYRNEGDEAGAFLCAVPNGDDTIELVE; translated from the coding sequence ATGAGCGAGCAGTCACCGACGCCGGCCGTCAAGCGCGCCGACGAGATTGACTACGAACCGGTCGACGCCGCCGCCGGCCTCTCGAAGGGCGTCCTGATCGGCGACTCCGACGGTGCCCCCCACTTCGCGATGCGTCGCTTCACCCTCGAACCCGGAGCCGAGGTGCCCTCCCACACCAACGCGGTCGAACACGAGCAGTACGTCCTCTCGGGGGAGTACGTCGTCGGCATCGGCGACGAGGAACACACCGTCTCGGCCGGGGACTCGCTTCTGATCCCCGCCGGCGTCCCACACTGGTACCGCAACGAGGGCGACGAGGCAGGCGCGTTCCTCTGTGCGGTGCCCAACGGCGACGACACCATCGAACTCGTCGAGTAG
- a CDS encoding DUF7511 domain-containing protein, whose amino-acid sequence MSNTSQPDDAAPDVEESTADAGLRSVVVTYEGAADRRTLYPPGASEVERLTHWLTADADAFEHLDEMR is encoded by the coding sequence ATGTCGAACACCTCACAGCCAGACGACGCCGCCCCCGACGTCGAGGAATCGACGGCGGACGCCGGCCTCCGGTCGGTCGTCGTCACCTACGAGGGAGCCGCGGATCGACGGACGCTCTACCCGCCGGGCGCGAGCGAGGTCGAGCGGCTCACCCACTGGCTGACCGCCGACGCCGACGCCTTCGAACACCTCGACGAGATGCGCTGA
- a CDS encoding acyl-CoA thioesterase, with product MSTFEYETDLQVRFRDVDAMHHVNNAVYATYLEQARVDYYADVLGVGLDDIDTVLVNLEIDYRSEIELDDEVTVAMGMRSIGKSSVTMGYEVRVGERVAATAETVQVYVDPDGDGSRPLPAAWVDRMEARREEARAD from the coding sequence ATGTCCACGTTCGAGTACGAGACCGACTTGCAGGTGCGCTTTCGGGACGTCGACGCCATGCACCACGTCAACAACGCCGTCTACGCGACCTACCTCGAACAGGCACGGGTCGACTACTACGCCGACGTCCTCGGCGTCGGCCTCGACGACATCGACACCGTGCTGGTCAACCTGGAGATCGACTACCGCAGCGAGATCGAACTCGACGACGAGGTGACCGTCGCCATGGGCATGCGCTCGATCGGCAAATCGAGCGTCACCATGGGCTACGAGGTCCGGGTCGGCGAGCGGGTGGCCGCGACGGCCGAGACGGTGCAGGTGTACGTCGACCCCGACGGCGACGGGTCGCGGCCGCTCCCGGCGGCGTGGGTGGATCGAATGGAGGCTAGACGCGAGGAGGCCCGGGCCGACTAA
- a CDS encoding DEAD/DEAH box helicase, which translates to MSRQVGRVETLFLHGRDGDFLVAVTRDGDRVFRAVLDLKETDAGPRPARFRIKRGSSEEPRDPSQFVELARRAERIRISQQTSAADRERLESMLDGYQLDALTVRTCRYCAADGRYSPITADTAIKADRDHICPDCAKRELDGELAYAGGLTGAAQDRLEDLLLEVQDLDRIVNLLQGELDPDLTKFDEIGATVEDVDPVPTADLDLHPDLKAQVTDRFDSLLPVQSLSVRNGLMDGDDQLVVSATATGKTLVGELAGIDRALTGKGKLLFLVPLVALANQKEENFEERYGDLVDVTIRVGGSRVTDDGTRFDPSADVVVGTYEGIDHALRTGKDLGDVGTVVIDEVHTLKEGERGHRLDGMISRLKHYCERRAATGGDYDGAQWIYLSATVGNPEWLARNLGATLIEFEERPVPIERHLTFADAQEKTRIENRLVRRAFDSKSSKGYRGQTIIFTNSRRRCHEISRKLEYDSAPYHAGLDYGRRKRVERQFGNQDLAAVVTTAALAAGVDFPASQVIFDTLAMGIEWLSVQEFEQMLGRAGRPDYHDQGVVYLLVEPDCAYHNSMEMTEDEVAFKLLKGEMEDVRTVYDLSAAAEETLANVTVAGKGAKRLNDRMLGDVPTKRAIAKLLEWDFIDGLAPTPLGRAVTRHFLAPDDAFAILDRIRRGMDPYDLVAELELRDDEG; encoded by the coding sequence GTGTCACGGCAGGTCGGACGGGTCGAGACGCTCTTTCTGCACGGTCGCGACGGCGACTTCCTGGTCGCCGTCACCCGCGACGGTGACCGGGTGTTCCGGGCGGTCCTCGACCTCAAGGAGACGGACGCCGGTCCCCGTCCCGCTCGCTTCCGGATCAAGCGCGGGTCAAGCGAGGAGCCGCGCGACCCGAGCCAGTTCGTCGAACTCGCGCGCCGCGCCGAGCGCATCCGGATCTCCCAGCAGACCTCGGCCGCGGACCGAGAGCGTCTGGAGTCGATGCTCGACGGCTACCAGCTCGACGCACTCACGGTCCGGACCTGTCGCTACTGCGCCGCCGACGGCCGCTACTCGCCGATCACGGCGGACACCGCGATCAAGGCCGATCGGGACCACATCTGTCCCGACTGCGCGAAGCGGGAACTCGACGGCGAACTCGCGTACGCCGGCGGACTGACCGGGGCCGCACAGGACCGCCTCGAAGACCTCCTGCTGGAGGTACAGGACCTCGACCGCATCGTCAACCTCCTCCAGGGGGAACTCGATCCCGACCTCACGAAGTTCGACGAGATCGGGGCGACCGTCGAGGACGTCGACCCCGTCCCGACGGCCGACCTCGACCTCCATCCCGACCTGAAGGCGCAGGTCACCGACCGCTTCGACTCCCTGCTCCCCGTCCAGAGCCTCTCGGTCCGGAACGGTCTCATGGACGGCGACGACCAGCTCGTCGTGAGTGCGACGGCGACAGGCAAGACGCTCGTGGGCGAACTCGCCGGCATCGACCGCGCGCTGACGGGCAAGGGAAAACTGCTCTTTCTCGTTCCCCTCGTCGCCCTCGCCAACCAGAAGGAGGAGAACTTCGAGGAGCGGTACGGCGACCTCGTCGACGTGACGATCCGCGTCGGCGGCAGCCGCGTCACCGACGACGGGACGCGGTTCGATCCCTCGGCCGACGTCGTCGTCGGCACCTACGAGGGCATCGACCACGCCCTGCGGACGGGCAAGGATCTCGGCGACGTGGGGACCGTCGTCATCGACGAGGTTCACACTCTGAAGGAGGGCGAACGCGGGCACCGCCTCGACGGGATGATCTCGCGGCTCAAACACTACTGCGAGCGTCGGGCGGCAACCGGCGGCGACTACGACGGCGCCCAGTGGATCTACCTCTCGGCGACCGTCGGCAATCCCGAGTGGCTGGCTCGCAACCTGGGCGCCACCCTCATCGAGTTCGAGGAGCGGCCGGTCCCCATCGAGCGCCACCTGACGTTCGCCGACGCCCAGGAGAAGACCCGCATCGAGAACCGGCTGGTCCGGCGGGCCTTCGACAGCAAGTCCTCGAAGGGCTACCGCGGTCAGACCATCATCTTCACCAACTCGCGGCGACGCTGTCACGAGATCTCACGGAAACTGGAGTACGACTCGGCGCCCTACCACGCCGGCCTCGATTACGGCCGGCGCAAGCGCGTCGAACGCCAGTTCGGAAACCAGGACCTCGCGGCGGTCGTCACCACCGCGGCGCTGGCCGCGGGCGTCGACTTCCCCGCCTCACAGGTGATCTTCGATACGCTGGCGATGGGCATCGAGTGGCTGTCGGTTCAGGAGTTCGAGCAGATGCTCGGCCGGGCCGGCCGCCCCGACTACCACGATCAGGGCGTCGTCTACCTCCTGGTCGAGCCGGACTGCGCCTACCACAACAGCATGGAGATGACCGAGGACGAGGTGGCGTTCAAGTTGCTGAAAGGCGAGATGGAGGACGTCCGCACCGTCTACGACCTCTCGGCGGCCGCCGAGGAGACGCTGGCGAACGTCACCGTCGCGGGGAAGGGGGCCAAGCGACTCAACGACCGAATGCTCGGCGACGTGCCGACCAAACGCGCCATCGCCAAACTGCTGGAGTGGGACTTCATCGACGGACTGGCGCCGACGCCGCTCGGGCGGGCGGTGACCCGGCACTTCCTCGCGCCCGACGACGCCTTCGCCATCCTCGATCGCATCCGCAGGGGGATGGACCCCTACGACCTCGTCGCCGAACTCGAACTCCGGGACGACGAGGGTTAG
- a CDS encoding choice-of-anchor I family protein, translating to MTPNELGLSRRSALGLLAGAAIPSGLAAQFGGGSTDVETVRLNRIGRYATGEALGGAEIVAFHAPRSRLFVVNSGAGQVEVLDLSDPSTPTQDAVLNASDLVGAESDVVSSVGGTNSVDVDGSLVAAAIEADPATDDGAVAFYDPSSLEFVGAVSVGPLPDKVTITPNGDYVVVANEGEPGGSTDPAGSVSVIDISNGARNASVSTATFGAFDGQEAALRDEAVHLVTSGDGEAVASTVIEPEFVTVAPDGERAFVSIQENNAIATVDLASATVERIDGLGFKDFSLPGNELDTSDVDGSSLQNWPLKGMYQPDAIDAYEVGGDTFVVTANEGDAKDFEVSVLKNLDLDPAGFDLSENPYVDSVEELKRPENLGNMEVNEAAMAEFAGGPNGYTDIYAIGGRSFSVWQVEDDGLRLAFDSGSRFERTFAEQYPDGHVNVVESGPETESAELGVVGDRTFAFIGQEKGSGITAYDVTSPENPTYTQMAVNRDYSVSEDDLAAAAEEDAQGDNPARAGDFAPEGVHFVPASESPIRNPLLCVGFEISGTVGVFEVTPVTNTN from the coding sequence GTGACACCGAACGAGTTGGGATTGAGCCGACGCAGCGCACTCGGACTACTGGCCGGAGCGGCGATTCCGTCCGGCCTCGCGGCGCAGTTCGGCGGGGGCAGTACCGACGTCGAGACGGTACGGCTGAACCGCATCGGCCGGTACGCGACCGGCGAAGCGCTCGGCGGGGCGGAGATCGTCGCCTTCCACGCCCCCCGGAGCCGGCTGTTCGTCGTCAACTCGGGCGCCGGACAGGTCGAAGTGCTCGACCTCTCGGACCCGTCGACCCCGACACAGGACGCGGTGTTGAACGCGAGCGACCTCGTCGGCGCCGAGAGCGACGTCGTCTCGTCGGTCGGGGGGACCAACAGCGTCGACGTCGACGGGTCCCTCGTCGCGGCGGCCATCGAGGCCGACCCGGCGACCGACGACGGCGCCGTCGCGTTCTACGACCCCTCGTCGCTGGAGTTCGTCGGCGCGGTGTCGGTCGGCCCGCTTCCGGACAAGGTGACTATCACCCCCAACGGGGACTACGTCGTCGTCGCCAACGAGGGCGAGCCGGGCGGGTCGACCGACCCCGCCGGTTCGGTCAGCGTGATCGACATCAGCAACGGCGCACGGAACGCCAGCGTCTCGACGGCGACGTTCGGCGCCTTCGACGGGCAGGAGGCCGCGCTCCGAGATGAGGCCGTCCACCTCGTCACGTCCGGTGACGGTGAGGCCGTCGCCTCGACGGTCATCGAGCCGGAGTTCGTCACCGTCGCGCCCGACGGCGAACGCGCGTTCGTCAGCATTCAGGAGAACAACGCCATCGCGACGGTCGACCTCGCGTCGGCGACGGTCGAACGCATCGACGGCCTCGGGTTCAAGGACTTCTCGCTCCCCGGCAACGAACTCGACACGAGCGACGTAGACGGCAGCAGCCTCCAGAACTGGCCGCTCAAGGGGATGTACCAGCCCGACGCCATCGACGCCTACGAGGTGGGTGGCGACACGTTCGTCGTCACCGCCAACGAAGGTGACGCAAAGGACTTCGAGGTGAGCGTGCTGAAGAATCTCGACCTCGATCCGGCTGGCTTCGACCTCTCGGAGAACCCCTACGTCGACAGCGTCGAGGAACTGAAACGGCCCGAGAATCTCGGCAACATGGAAGTCAACGAGGCGGCGATGGCGGAGTTCGCCGGTGGGCCGAACGGTTACACCGACATCTACGCCATCGGCGGCCGGTCGTTCTCCGTGTGGCAGGTCGAGGACGACGGCCTGCGACTCGCGTTCGACAGCGGGAGCCGGTTCGAGCGGACGTTCGCCGAGCAGTACCCCGACGGCCACGTGAACGTCGTCGAGAGCGGTCCGGAGACCGAAAGCGCCGAACTCGGCGTCGTCGGCGACCGGACCTTCGCGTTCATCGGGCAGGAGAAAGGAAGCGGTATCACCGCCTACGACGTGACGAGTCCCGAGAACCCGACGTACACGCAGATGGCCGTCAACCGCGACTACAGCGTGAGCGAGGACGACCTCGCCGCGGCGGCCGAGGAGGACGCCCAGGGCGACAATCCGGCCCGTGCCGGCGACTTCGCCCCGGAGGGCGTCCACTTCGTCCCGGCGTCCGAGAGCCCGATCCGGAACCCGTTGCTCTGTGTCGGCTTCGAGATCAGCGGCACCGTTGGCGTCTTCGAGGTGACGCCGGTGACGAACACGAACTGA
- a CDS encoding 3-hydroxyacyl-CoA dehydrogenase family protein: MSTTTPSAPAAVTVVGAGTMGHGLAVQFARHGAGVTLVDHRQSNLDWARDGVDDALAFLDAEGLLDAAPDAVRGRIDYTLDLPVAASDAALVIESVSEDLDTKAAVFGELAAAAPADAVLATNTSGIPITDIGEAVPAVADRIVGCHWWNPPYLLPTVEVVRGEATSDTTVDRTAAFVEAVGRDPIVVERDVPGFVWNRIQFAVLRECTHLVTEGVASLSDVERAVRDGYALRTAVVGPFETVDLAGLDLFRTIAENLYPHLSDATEPGPLFEERLAAGRGGVEDGAGFHEYDDDPATLIRRRDERVAAVRRALADDD, from the coding sequence ATGTCAACGACCACGCCATCGGCACCGGCGGCGGTGACCGTCGTCGGCGCGGGGACGATGGGTCACGGGCTCGCGGTCCAGTTCGCCCGTCACGGCGCGGGCGTGACCCTCGTCGACCACCGCCAGTCGAACCTCGACTGGGCCCGCGACGGCGTCGACGATGCTCTCGCCTTCCTCGACGCGGAGGGGTTGCTCGACGCCGCTCCCGACGCCGTCCGCGGCCGGATCGACTACACGCTCGACCTCCCGGTGGCGGCGTCGGACGCCGCGCTGGTGATCGAGAGCGTCTCCGAGGACCTCGACACGAAAGCGGCGGTCTTCGGGGAACTCGCGGCGGCGGCGCCGGCCGACGCCGTCCTCGCGACGAACACCTCGGGCATCCCGATCACCGACATCGGCGAGGCGGTGCCGGCGGTCGCCGACCGAATCGTCGGCTGTCACTGGTGGAATCCGCCGTATCTCCTGCCGACCGTCGAGGTGGTTCGCGGCGAGGCGACGAGCGACACGACCGTCGACCGGACGGCGGCGTTCGTCGAGGCCGTCGGCCGCGATCCGATCGTCGTCGAACGCGACGTCCCCGGCTTCGTCTGGAACCGAATTCAGTTCGCCGTCCTCCGGGAGTGTACCCACCTCGTGACCGAAGGCGTGGCCTCGCTTTCGGACGTCGAACGGGCGGTCCGGGACGGCTACGCCCTCCGAACCGCCGTCGTCGGCCCGTTCGAGACGGTCGACCTCGCCGGCCTCGACCTGTTTCGAACCATCGCGGAGAACCTCTATCCCCACCTGAGCGACGCGACGGAGCCGGGACCCCTCTTCGAGGAGCGACTGGCGGCCGGTCGCGGCGGCGTCGAGGACGGCGCGGGATTCCACGAGTACGACGACGACCCGGCGACGCTGATTCGACGCCGCGACGAGCGCGTGGCGGCCGTCCGGCGGGCGCTCGCGGACGACGACTGA
- a CDS encoding MaoC family dehydratase — translation MTGCYYEEFEVGRTFEHEKRRTITESDNQRFCDMTMNQQPLHLDAEFAAETEFGERIVNGLYTMSLAVGLTIPDTTDGTIVANLGYDDVEHPAPVYPGDTLRARTTVTDKRETSDGDRGVVTMHVEAYAGDDRLVCAFDRTVLAKKRPS, via the coding sequence ATGACCGGGTGTTACTACGAGGAGTTCGAGGTCGGTCGGACCTTCGAACACGAGAAACGGCGGACGATCACCGAGAGCGACAACCAGCGGTTCTGCGACATGACGATGAACCAGCAACCGCTCCATCTCGACGCCGAGTTCGCGGCCGAAACGGAGTTCGGGGAGCGCATCGTCAACGGTCTCTACACGATGAGCCTCGCGGTGGGATTGACGATTCCCGACACGACCGACGGCACCATCGTCGCCAACCTCGGCTACGACGACGTGGAGCATCCGGCGCCCGTCTACCCCGGCGACACGCTCCGCGCCCGGACCACGGTGACGGACAAGCGCGAGACCAGCGACGGCGACCGGGGCGTAGTCACGATGCACGTGGAGGCGTACGCCGGCGACGACCGACTGGTGTGTGCGTTCGATCGCACCGTCCTCGCGAAGAAACGGCCGTCATGA
- a CDS encoding acyl-CoA carboxylase subunit beta, whose amino-acid sequence MDVRVADTTTEEATAIARALATRFGERVRVFAGRGEGEPIAESDPPDGAEPSGAEATADAEAGPTEREERLWDEIADIRAGGPEKYRQRQREAGKLFVRDRLDLWFPDGLTFEDGTFANFDAWHPSAPDTEESDDRLPADGLLTGAADFEGRAVHFMANDYTVKAGSMAEKGVEKFLRMQERALKTGRPVLYLMDSSGGRIDQQTGFFANREGIGKFYYNHSRLSGRVPQVCVLYGPCIAGAAYTPVFADFTVMVEGSAMAIASPRMVEMVTGEEISMDDLGGPAVHAAESGSADLVAADEGEARSLVARLLSYLPDNADADPPRTEGRAPAESPEGIDSVVPEARRKGYDVRTLLDRIADERSVLELKPDFGSEIVTAFARLDGRPVGVVANQPAVRAGAIFPDSAAKAAEFVWTCDAYGIPLLYLCDTPGFMAGSGVEKEGILEQGKKMIYATSAATVPKQCVVVRKAYGAGIYAMSGPAYDTESTLGLPGAEIAIMGPEAAINAVYARKLAEVDDPAERERREAELREEYREGIDVHRMASDVVIDELVPPSTLREELVGRFDFYETVEKDRPDKKHGTIL is encoded by the coding sequence ATGGACGTACGCGTCGCCGATACGACGACCGAAGAGGCGACGGCCATCGCCCGCGCGCTCGCGACCCGGTTCGGCGAGCGCGTCCGCGTGTTCGCGGGGCGGGGCGAGGGCGAGCCGATCGCCGAGAGCGACCCGCCCGACGGTGCGGAGCCGAGTGGCGCCGAGGCGACGGCCGACGCCGAAGCGGGTCCCACCGAGCGCGAGGAACGGCTGTGGGACGAGATCGCGGACATCCGCGCGGGCGGCCCGGAGAAATACCGGCAGCGACAGCGCGAGGCGGGAAAACTGTTCGTCCGCGACCGCCTCGATCTCTGGTTCCCCGACGGCCTCACGTTCGAGGACGGTACGTTCGCCAACTTCGACGCGTGGCACCCGTCGGCGCCGGACACCGAGGAGAGTGACGACCGCCTGCCTGCGGACGGTCTCCTTACCGGCGCGGCCGACTTCGAGGGGCGGGCGGTCCACTTCATGGCCAACGACTACACCGTCAAGGCGGGGTCGATGGCCGAGAAGGGCGTCGAGAAGTTCCTCCGGATGCAAGAGCGGGCGCTCAAGACGGGACGCCCAGTGCTCTACCTGATGGACTCCTCGGGCGGCCGAATCGACCAGCAGACGGGGTTTTTCGCCAACCGAGAGGGGATCGGGAAGTTCTACTACAACCACTCGCGGCTCTCGGGGCGTGTCCCACAGGTCTGCGTGCTGTACGGACCCTGCATCGCCGGCGCGGCGTACACCCCCGTCTTCGCCGACTTCACCGTCATGGTCGAGGGATCGGCGATGGCCATCGCCTCCCCGCGGATGGTCGAGATGGTGACCGGCGAGGAGATCAGCATGGACGACCTGGGTGGGCCAGCGGTCCACGCCGCCGAGTCGGGGAGCGCGGACCTCGTCGCGGCCGACGAGGGTGAGGCCCGCTCGCTCGTCGCTCGACTACTCTCCTATCTCCCCGACAACGCCGACGCCGACCCGCCCCGAACCGAGGGGAGGGCGCCGGCGGAGTCGCCCGAGGGAATCGATTCGGTAGTGCCCGAGGCGCGGCGGAAAGGGTACGACGTGCGGACCCTGCTCGACCGGATCGCCGACGAGAGGTCGGTGCTGGAGCTGAAACCCGACTTCGGGAGCGAAATCGTCACCGCCTTCGCACGCCTTGACGGCCGACCGGTGGGCGTCGTCGCCAATCAGCCGGCCGTCCGGGCGGGCGCCATCTTCCCCGACTCCGCGGCGAAGGCCGCCGAGTTCGTCTGGACCTGTGACGCCTACGGGATTCCACTGCTCTACCTCTGTGACACGCCGGGGTTCATGGCCGGATCGGGCGTCGAGAAGGAGGGGATCTTGGAGCAGGGCAAGAAGATGATCTACGCCACCTCGGCGGCGACGGTGCCCAAACAGTGTGTCGTGGTGCGGAAGGCCTACGGCGCGGGCATCTACGCCATGTCGGGGCCGGCCTACGACACCGAGTCGACGCTTGGCCTTCCGGGGGCCGAAATCGCGATCATGGGCCCGGAGGCGGCGATCAACGCGGTCTACGCCCGCAAACTCGCCGAGGTCGACGACCCCGCGGAGCGCGAACGGCGCGAGGCGGAACTGCGCGAGGAGTACCGGGAGGGGATCGACGTCCACCGGATGGCGAGCGACGTGGTGATCGACGAACTCGTGCCGCCGAGCACGCTCCGTGAGGAACTGGTCGGCCGGTTCGACTTCTACGAGACGGTCGAGAAGGACCGACCGGACAAGAAACACGGGACGATCCTCTGA